A genomic segment from Capra hircus breed San Clemente chromosome 15, ASM170441v1, whole genome shotgun sequence encodes:
- the LRRC55 gene encoding leucine-rich repeat-containing protein 55, with protein sequence MGSVQHHCCPQPKMGDASAHRPWPRPPRPALLLVPLLVAAGVMPSDGGASCPVLCTCHNQAVDCSGQRLFSVPPELPVDTRNLSLAHNRIAAVPPGYLTCYRELRVLSLRNNSLVELPAGLFLHAKRLAHLDLSYNNLSHVPAGMFQAAHGLLRIDLSHNPGLRRVHPRAFQGLAQLRDLDLSFGGLAFLSLEALEGLPGLVTLQIGGNPWVCGCTMEPLLKWLRNRIQRCTADSQLAECRGPPEVEGAPLFSLTEESFKACHLTLTLDDYLFIAFVGFVVSIASVATNFLLGITANCCHRWSKASEEEEI encoded by the exons ATGGGCTCCGTTCAGCACCACTGCTGCCCACAGCCGAAGATGGGCGATGCCTCGGCCCACCGGCCCTGGCCTAGGCCcccgcggcccgccctgctgcTGGTGCCCCTCCTTGTGGCGGCCGGGGTGATGCCCTCGGACGGCGGCGCCAGCTGCCCGGTGCTCTGCACGTGCCATAACCAGGCGGTGGACTGCAGCGGCCAGCGGCTCTTCTCCGTGCCCCCGGAGCTGCCCGTGGACACGCGCAACCTCAGCCTGGCGCACAACCGCATCGCCGCCGTGCCGCCCGGCTACCTGACGTGCTACCGGGAGCTCCGCGTGCTCAGCCTACGCAACAACTCCCTGGTGGAGCTGCCCGCTGGCCTCTTCCTCCACGCCAAGCGCCTGGCGCACCTGGACCTGAGCTACAACAACCTCAGCCACGTGCCCGCCGGCATGTTCCAGGCCGCGCATGGCCTCCTGCGCATCGACCTCAGCCACAACCCGGGGCTGCGCCGGGTGCACCCGCGCGCCTTCCAGGGCCTGGCGCAGCTGCGGGACCTCGACCTCAGCTTCGGGGGCCTGGCCTTCCTCAGCCTCGAGGCCCTCGAAGGCCTGCCCGGGCTGGTGACCCTGCAGATCGGCGGCAACCCCTGGGTGTGCGGCTGCACCATGGAGCCCCTGCTCAAGTGGCTGCGGAACCGCATCCAGCGTTGCACCGCAG ACTCTCAGCTGGCTGAGTGCCGAGGGCCCCCGGAAGTCGAGGGCGCCCCTCTCTTCTCGCTCACGGAGGAGAGCTTCAAGGCCTGCCacctgaccctgaccctggacGATTACCTCTTCATCGCCTTTGTGGGTTTCGTGGTCTCCATCGCATCCGTGGCCACCAACTTCCTCCTGGGCATCACTGCCAACTGCTGCCACCGCTGGAGCAAGGCCAGCGAAGAGGAGGAGATCTGA